The following are from one region of the Salirhabdus salicampi genome:
- a CDS encoding TIGR00730 family Rossman fold protein, producing MKNVCVFAGSNYGARPSFKQGANQLGSLLATKGIELIYGGSNTGLMGEVANEALAQNGDVTGVMPKGLFKGEIVHEHLTQLIEVQDMHERKAKMNNLSDGFIALPGGLGTFEELFEVLSWSQIGIHQKPIGILNIENYYTPLLDLIEHATTEQFMYKSHQELILSAEDPEDLLEMMINFQPPTYDKKWST from the coding sequence TTTTTGCCGGCTCAAACTACGGTGCTCGTCCTTCATTCAAACAAGGGGCAAATCAACTTGGTTCTTTATTAGCCACTAAGGGAATTGAATTAATATATGGGGGTTCGAATACTGGTTTAATGGGAGAAGTTGCAAATGAAGCATTAGCACAAAATGGGGATGTTACTGGAGTGATGCCGAAAGGCCTTTTTAAAGGTGAGATTGTCCACGAGCATTTGACTCAATTAATAGAAGTTCAGGACATGCATGAGCGAAAAGCAAAAATGAATAATTTATCCGATGGATTTATCGCTTTACCAGGTGGTCTTGGAACATTTGAGGAGCTTTTCGAAGTGTTGAGCTGGTCCCAAATCGGTATTCATCAAAAACCAATTGGTATTTTGAATATCGAAAATTACTATACACCATTATTAGACTTAATCGAACATGCTACTACAGAGCAATTTATGTACAAATCACACCAAGAGTTAATTTTATCTGCGGAAGACCCAGAAGATTTATTAGAAATGATGATAAATTTTCAACCACCTACTTATGATAAGAAATGGTCCACATAA
- a CDS encoding acetamidase/formamidase family protein: MEQKKLDRTSFIYSMSKEHAPALRVNSGDQVVIDTYDCFEDQITSEQTTFQTVDWNRINPATGPVYVEEAQPGDVLKVSIDEIKLGNRGVMSTGPNLGVMGHQLENFEVKVLPVQDGHVAFDDQLQIPLNPMIGVIGVAPEKEAVSNGTPGAHGGNMDTKLIAKGATLYFPVFHQGALFALGDLHAAMGDGEIGVSGVEIPGEVTVTLEVLKEKQLQHPIVENNDGVAFLVSKETLDEAVDVAVEEMIQTLKPYTNLSLGQLTMLMSAVGQVQVSQVVDPLKTARFFVPRYVLEAYGIQLFPST, encoded by the coding sequence ATGGAACAAAAAAAGCTCGACAGAACGTCCTTTATATACTCGATGTCAAAAGAACACGCTCCAGCTTTACGTGTGAATTCCGGTGATCAAGTTGTAATAGATACATATGACTGTTTTGAGGATCAAATAACAAGTGAACAGACAACTTTTCAGACGGTTGATTGGAATCGAATTAACCCTGCAACCGGGCCTGTATATGTGGAAGAAGCACAACCAGGGGACGTATTGAAGGTATCCATTGATGAAATCAAATTAGGCAACCGCGGTGTCATGTCTACTGGTCCAAATTTAGGGGTGATGGGTCATCAACTGGAGAATTTTGAAGTCAAGGTTTTGCCGGTACAGGATGGCCATGTGGCATTTGATGACCAGTTACAAATTCCTTTAAATCCGATGATTGGTGTTATTGGGGTAGCTCCTGAGAAAGAGGCTGTTTCTAATGGCACTCCTGGTGCACACGGAGGAAACATGGATACGAAACTTATTGCGAAAGGGGCAACGCTTTACTTTCCTGTTTTTCATCAGGGAGCCCTATTTGCTTTAGGAGATTTACATGCTGCGATGGGGGACGGTGAGATTGGTGTTTCAGGTGTGGAAATTCCTGGAGAAGTAACCGTTACCTTAGAAGTATTGAAAGAAAAGCAATTACAACATCCAATCGTAGAAAACAATGACGGAGTGGCTTTCCTTGTTTCAAAGGAAACTTTAGATGAAGCGGTGGATGTTGCGGTTGAAGAAATGATTCAAACGCTTAAACCATATACAAATTTGTCTTTAGGACAGTTAACGATGTTAATGAGTGCTGTGGGTCAGGTACAAGTAAGCCAAGTTGTTGATCCTTTAAAAACAGCTCGATTCTTCGTACCGAGATATGTGCTTGAAGCATATGGTATTCAATTATTTCCTAGTACATAA
- a CDS encoding GNAT family N-acetyltransferase — protein sequence MQWMKKSFQQLSNNELYAILKERVDVFVVEQECPYPEIDNVDQDAIHYYLQIGERIAAYCRLIPSGTKFEEASVGRVIVNRDFRGNGYARTMLKNAILILLKDWGETSIKIQAQLYLEEFYQSVGFQTVSEPYMYDGILHIDMILHKEDILS from the coding sequence ATGCAATGGATGAAAAAATCATTTCAGCAATTGTCGAATAATGAATTATACGCAATCCTAAAGGAGAGGGTTGATGTGTTCGTAGTAGAGCAAGAATGCCCTTATCCTGAAATCGATAACGTTGATCAAGATGCGATACATTACTATTTGCAAATCGGGGAGCGGATTGCAGCGTATTGTCGATTAATCCCAAGTGGAACGAAATTTGAAGAAGCATCTGTAGGAAGAGTTATTGTCAATAGAGATTTTCGTGGTAACGGATATGCTCGGACCATGTTGAAAAATGCCATTCTTATTTTATTAAAAGATTGGGGCGAAACCTCCATTAAAATTCAAGCCCAGTTATACCTAGAAGAATTTTACCAATCTGTAGGGTTTCAAACGGTTTCAGAACCATATATGTATGACGGTATATTGCACATAGATATGATATTACATAAAGAGGACATTTTATCTTAA
- a CDS encoding class I SAM-dependent methyltransferase, whose amino-acid sequence MKKESFWHKSAQQQWDEKAEFWHQSSENMWEKGSRKDIIPFFRKFVGIGSKVADIGCGDGYGSYKLSQLQYKVTGIDISAEMIKRANQRKSGIPLTFEVGDIIDLPLASNSFDAVMAINSLEWTALPVKAVKEIRRIVKPGGHLCVGILGPTATPRGNSFQRLYGEDVICNTMMPWEFRKLAENIGFNVIDGLGVYKEGVTSSHTKHLPEELKQALTFMWVFILKKV is encoded by the coding sequence ATGAAAAAAGAATCGTTTTGGCATAAAAGTGCTCAACAACAGTGGGATGAAAAGGCTGAATTTTGGCACCAAAGTAGTGAAAATATGTGGGAGAAAGGGAGCCGGAAAGATATTATACCTTTCTTCCGAAAATTTGTTGGTATAGGTAGTAAGGTCGCAGACATTGGCTGTGGAGATGGTTATGGTTCATATAAGTTAAGTCAGTTGCAATACAAAGTAACAGGAATTGATATTTCAGCAGAAATGATTAAGCGGGCAAACCAAAGAAAATCAGGTATCCCGTTAACATTTGAAGTTGGTGATATTATTGATTTACCATTAGCATCGAACTCATTTGATGCTGTTATGGCAATAAACTCTCTTGAATGGACGGCACTGCCGGTAAAGGCAGTCAAGGAAATCAGGAGAATAGTGAAACCTGGAGGGCATTTATGTGTCGGAATATTAGGACCAACTGCTACCCCAAGGGGAAATAGTTTTCAAAGGTTATACGGTGAAGATGTTATATGTAATACGATGATGCCATGGGAATTTCGTAAGTTAGCTGAGAACATAGGTTTTAATGTCATTGACGGATTAGGTGTATATAAAGAAGGAGTTACATCATCACATACGAAACACTTACCTGAAGAATTAAAACAAGCCCTCACATTTATGTGGGTTTTTATATTAAAAAAGGTTTAA
- the cspD gene encoding cold-shock protein CspD, giving the protein MTGKVKWFNAEKGFGFIEREDGDDVFVHFSAIQADGFKTLEEGQDVEFEIVEGDRGPQAANVVKL; this is encoded by the coding sequence ATGACTGGAAAAGTAAAATGGTTTAATGCAGAAAAAGGTTTTGGTTTTATCGAGCGCGAAGATGGAGACGACGTATTCGTACACTTCTCAGCTATCCAAGCTGATGGTTTCAAAACTCTTGAAGAAGGTCAAGATGTTGAATTTGAAATCGTTGAAGGCGACCGCGGTCCACAGGCTGCAAACGTTGTAAAACTATAA
- a CDS encoding YozQ family protein, translating into MAHKHKNNKSVADKYYEPEDYKRNDQLSSGIAETHEQTSDTLTEGTIDGKIERPNGKAEDIPRKGYNE; encoded by the coding sequence ATGGCACATAAACATAAGAATAACAAAAGTGTAGCAGATAAATATTATGAACCTGAAGATTATAAGCGAAACGACCAACTTTCATCAGGTATCGCAGAAACCCATGAACAAACAAGTGATACTTTAACTGAAGGTACAATTGATGGAAAAATTGAACGCCCAAATGGAAAAGCTGAAGATATACCTCGAAAAGGGTACAATGAATAA